A window of the Streptomyces finlayi genome harbors these coding sequences:
- a CDS encoding class I SAM-dependent methyltransferase produces MREESAPERCYTLLARDSVAQVARHIDLPGKIVVDIGGGSGYFTQEFRRRGAQSYLFEPDLRELSSRGPAIEDAVLADGYLLPLADGVADVCFSSNVLEHVSDPQTFISEMARVTRPGGLIYLSFTNWLSPWGGHETAPWHYLGAGRARRRYERRTGREAKHTVGENLFPVHIGTTLRHVRGRDDMHVVTARSRYWPFFASTITRLPGIREIATWNLLLILRRSP; encoded by the coding sequence ATGCGCGAAGAGAGTGCCCCCGAAAGGTGCTACACCCTGCTGGCCCGTGACTCGGTCGCACAGGTGGCACGTCACATCGACCTGCCCGGCAAGATCGTCGTCGACATCGGCGGCGGCAGCGGCTACTTCACCCAGGAGTTCCGCCGCCGCGGCGCGCAGAGCTACCTCTTCGAGCCCGACCTGCGGGAGCTGAGCTCCCGCGGCCCGGCGATCGAGGACGCGGTGCTCGCCGACGGCTATCTGCTGCCGCTCGCCGACGGCGTGGCGGACGTGTGCTTCTCGTCCAACGTGCTGGAGCACGTGTCGGATCCGCAGACGTTCATCAGCGAGATGGCGCGCGTCACCCGCCCCGGCGGACTGATCTACCTGTCGTTCACCAACTGGCTCTCCCCCTGGGGAGGTCACGAGACAGCCCCCTGGCACTACCTCGGGGCGGGGCGGGCCCGGAGGCGCTACGAACGGCGCACCGGCCGCGAGGCCAAGCACACGGTCGGCGAGAACCTGTTCCCCGTCCATATCGGCACCACCCTGCGGCACGTCCGCGGCCGTGACGACATGCACGTCGTCACGGCGCGATCCCGTTACTGGCCGTTCTTCGCGAGCACGATCACCCGGCTACCGGGAATCCGCGAGATCGCCACCTGGAATCTGCTGCTGATTCTCAGGCGAAGCCCATGA
- a CDS encoding ABC transporter ATP-binding protein: MIRFEHVSVRYEGTDRPTLSDIDLSIPEGELVLLVGPSGVGKSTLLGAVSGLVPHFTGGTLSGRVTVDGRDTRTHRPRELADLVGTVGQDPLAHFVTDTVEDELAYGMESLGLAPDVMRRRVEETLDLLGLAELRDRPIATLSGGQQQRVAIGSVLTSHPKVLVLDEPTSALDPAAAEEVLAVLQRLVHDLGTTVLMAEHRLERVVQYADQVILLPSPGAAPVTGTPQDVMALSPVHPPVVALGRLAGWSPLPLSVRDARRGAGALRARLSGAVPEQGVPGNGHVPDPAPSRELRPRTSSPRSPGGPEMPPATEEWGPGTSPGVRKGRAGGRLTRLLGRRATPPPEPRNTDTARATGLGVRRGRIEALRRVDLRVTPGETIALMGRNGAGKSTLLATLVGMIEPTTGDVTVGGRTPRSTSPRELIRQVGLVPQEPRDLLYADTVAAECTAADADADAAPGTCRALVAELIPGIHDGTHPRDLSEGQRLALALAVVLTGRPPLLLLDEPTRGLDYAAKARLVGILRGLAAQGHAIVLATHDVELAAELAHRVVILADGEIVADGPTAEVVVSSPAFAPQTAKILAPQPWLTVSQVRTALEVTP, encoded by the coding sequence TTGATCCGGTTCGAGCATGTCTCGGTACGGTACGAGGGAACGGACCGCCCCACCCTCTCCGACATCGATCTGTCCATCCCCGAGGGCGAGTTGGTGCTCCTCGTCGGTCCGTCGGGGGTGGGCAAGTCGACCCTGCTGGGCGCGGTGTCCGGGCTCGTCCCGCACTTCACGGGCGGCACCCTGTCCGGCCGGGTCACGGTGGACGGCCGGGACACCCGTACCCACAGACCGCGTGAACTCGCCGACCTCGTCGGCACGGTGGGGCAGGACCCGCTCGCGCACTTCGTGACCGACACCGTCGAGGACGAGCTCGCGTACGGCATGGAATCGCTGGGCCTCGCGCCGGACGTCATGCGGCGGCGGGTGGAGGAGACGCTCGACCTGCTGGGTCTGGCCGAGCTGCGCGACCGGCCCATCGCGACGCTGTCGGGCGGTCAGCAGCAGCGGGTGGCGATCGGCTCGGTCCTGACCTCGCACCCGAAGGTCCTGGTCCTGGACGAACCGACGTCCGCACTGGACCCGGCGGCGGCCGAAGAGGTCCTCGCGGTGCTCCAGCGGCTCGTGCACGACCTGGGGACGACGGTCCTGATGGCGGAGCACCGCCTGGAACGGGTGGTGCAGTACGCGGACCAGGTCATCCTGCTGCCGTCCCCCGGCGCGGCCCCGGTGACCGGCACCCCGCAGGACGTGATGGCGCTCTCCCCGGTCCACCCCCCGGTGGTGGCCCTGGGCCGCCTGGCGGGCTGGTCGCCGCTGCCCCTGTCCGTACGGGATGCGAGGCGGGGGGCGGGTGCGCTGCGGGCGAGGCTGTCGGGAGCGGTGCCGGAGCAGGGCGTGCCCGGGAACGGTCATGTCCCCGATCCCGCCCCTTCCCGGGAGCTTCGCCCCCGGACCTCCAGCCCTCGATCGCCGGGCGGGCCGGAAATGCCTCCGGCGACCGAGGAGTGGGGCCCGGGGACGAGCCCCGGGGTCAGGAAGGGGCGGGCCGGGGGAAGGCTCACCCGCCTGCTGGGGCGCCGCGCCACCCCGCCCCCCGAGCCCCGGAACACCGACACCGCCAGGGCCACCGGCCTCGGCGTCCGCCGCGGCCGCATCGAGGCTCTCCGCCGCGTCGACCTCCGCGTCACCCCCGGCGAGACCATCGCCCTCATGGGCCGCAACGGCGCAGGCAAGTCCACCCTCCTCGCCACTCTCGTCGGCATGATCGAGCCCACGACGGGTGACGTCACGGTCGGCGGACGCACCCCCCGCAGCACCAGCCCCCGAGAGCTGATCCGCCAGGTCGGCCTGGTCCCGCAGGAACCACGCGACCTGCTGTACGCGGACACCGTCGCCGCCGAATGCACGGCGGCGGACGCCGACGCGGACGCCGCTCCCGGGACGTGCCGCGCCCTGGTCGCCGAACTGATCCCCGGCATTCACGACGGCACGCACCCCCGCGACCTCTCCGAGGGCCAGCGACTGGCGCTCGCCCTGGCGGTCGTCCTCACCGGCCGCCCCCCGCTGCTCCTCCTGGACGAACCGACCCGGGGCCTGGACTACGCGGCCAAGGCCCGCCTCGTCGGCATCCTGCGCGGTCTCGCCGCCCAGGGACACGCGATCGTCCTGGCGACACACGACGTGGAGCTGGCGGCGGAGCTGGCCCACCGGGTGGTGATCCTCGCGGACGGCGAGATCGTGGCGGACGGCCCGACGGCGGAGGTCGTCGTCTCCTCCCCCGCCTTCGCCCCGCAGACCGCGAAGATCCTGGCACCGCAGCCCTGGCTCACCGTGTCCCAGGTACGCACCGCTCTGGAGGTCACGCCATGA
- a CDS encoding PucR family transcriptional regulator, with the protein MATSSAWHDVPRERIKRFADLAQEQVPELAQDVLAAIRREHPGLTFIVDESGEPKGLVAIRRSLELFVEQMITGSDRPRALPEMFRDFGRGEVTQGRSLDSLQEIYRLGVRLCWRRMAAIGQQVDIPPAAMYELAETAFEYLDVMVAQSVRGYAEAVARQAGERLRLQRLLVEFLLVEHRTDPSALLADRAAGIGWQLPERVAVAVLIRPTQDAVAPAVGDEVLINMEAERPRAVVPNPESPGRAELLHRAMANWSGAIGPSVPLAQASTSLRWAEAAAGMIEQGLLPQGRLLHCTEHVEALVLLPARELLDDLARRRLAQLGGTGGPAHAHRLAETLLAWLETRGGAPEVAARLGVHPQTVRYRLRQLREVWGEDLDDPDRRFEMELVLRARRLRGDLLPPPD; encoded by the coding sequence GTGGCAACGTCGTCAGCGTGGCACGACGTGCCACGGGAACGGATCAAGCGGTTCGCCGATCTCGCCCAGGAACAGGTGCCCGAGCTCGCACAGGACGTGCTCGCGGCGATCCGCAGGGAACATCCAGGTCTGACGTTCATCGTCGACGAGTCCGGAGAGCCGAAGGGCCTGGTGGCGATCCGGCGCTCTCTGGAGCTCTTCGTGGAGCAGATGATCACGGGGTCGGACCGGCCACGCGCCCTTCCCGAGATGTTCCGGGACTTCGGACGCGGTGAGGTCACGCAGGGGCGCAGCCTGGACTCCCTGCAGGAGATCTACCGGCTGGGCGTACGCCTCTGCTGGCGGCGCATGGCGGCGATCGGCCAGCAGGTCGACATCCCGCCCGCGGCCATGTACGAACTCGCCGAGACCGCGTTCGAGTACCTCGATGTCATGGTGGCCCAGTCGGTACGCGGCTACGCCGAGGCCGTGGCCCGCCAGGCCGGGGAGCGGCTGCGGCTGCAACGACTGCTCGTCGAGTTCCTGCTCGTCGAGCACCGCACGGATCCGTCCGCCCTCCTCGCCGACCGCGCGGCCGGCATCGGCTGGCAACTGCCCGAGAGGGTGGCGGTGGCCGTGCTGATCCGCCCCACCCAGGACGCCGTCGCGCCCGCCGTGGGCGACGAGGTACTGATCAACATGGAGGCCGAGCGGCCGCGCGCGGTGGTCCCGAACCCGGAATCCCCCGGGCGGGCGGAGCTGTTGCACCGGGCGATGGCCAACTGGTCCGGCGCGATCGGCCCGTCCGTTCCCCTGGCCCAGGCTTCCACCTCGCTGCGCTGGGCGGAGGCCGCCGCCGGGATGATCGAGCAGGGCCTGCTGCCGCAAGGGCGGTTGCTGCATTGCACCGAGCACGTCGAAGCCCTGGTGCTGCTGCCCGCGCGCGAGCTGCTCGACGATCTGGCGCGGCGGCGACTGGCCCAACTGGGCGGGACCGGCGGCCCCGCTCACGCCCACCGTCTCGCCGAGACCCTGCTGGCCTGGCTGGAAACGCGTGGTGGTGCGCCGGAGGTGGCCGCCCGTCTCGGAGTCCACCCGCAGACTGTCCGCTACCGGCTGAGGCAGCTCCGTGAGGTGTGGGGCGAGGACCTGGACGACCCGGACCGGCGATTCGAGATGGAGCTGGTGCTGCGAGCCCGGCGACTGCGCGGTGATCTCCTCCCGCCGCCCGACTGA
- a CDS encoding ECF transporter S component: MSEPTAHPTHRTHRTRPIRLGPRAIAALVLISAIGVAAFGWPLFADPSFGVAHEKDAPWLFGALLPLLVAVVVATIADSGMDAKAVAMLGVLAAVGAALRPLGAGTAGLEPMFFLMVLSGRVLGPGFGFVLGSVTMFASALLTGGVGPWMPFQMLSLAWFTMGAGLLPGQDRLRGRAEVLMLAAYGCVAAFAYGTVMNLYGWTIVPPAGSGISFVAGDPVHENLVRFVAYCLATSLGWDLGRAVLTVALTFAVGPTLLKALRRATRRAAFEAQVTFEVPKE, translated from the coding sequence ATGAGCGAACCCACCGCCCACCCGACCCATCGGACCCACCGGACCCGCCCGATCCGTCTCGGCCCCCGGGCGATCGCCGCACTGGTCCTCATCAGCGCGATCGGGGTGGCGGCCTTCGGCTGGCCCCTCTTCGCCGACCCGTCGTTCGGCGTCGCCCACGAGAAGGACGCACCCTGGCTGTTCGGCGCGCTGCTGCCCCTCCTCGTCGCGGTGGTCGTGGCGACCATCGCCGACTCCGGCATGGACGCGAAGGCGGTGGCGATGCTGGGGGTCCTCGCGGCGGTCGGCGCCGCGCTGCGCCCCCTGGGAGCGGGCACGGCGGGCCTGGAGCCGATGTTCTTCCTGATGGTGCTGAGCGGCCGCGTGCTGGGGCCGGGCTTCGGCTTCGTACTCGGTTCGGTGACGATGTTCGCGTCCGCGCTGCTCACCGGCGGGGTAGGGCCGTGGATGCCGTTCCAGATGCTGTCGTTGGCCTGGTTCACGATGGGCGCGGGCCTGCTGCCGGGCCAGGACCGGCTGCGGGGCCGCGCGGAGGTCCTGATGCTCGCGGCGTACGGCTGTGTGGCGGCGTTCGCTTACGGGACGGTGATGAACCTCTACGGCTGGACGATCGTGCCGCCCGCCGGCTCCGGCATCTCGTTCGTCGCGGGCGACCCGGTGCACGAGAACCTGGTCCGCTTCGTCGCGTACTGCCTGGCCACCTCGCTGGGCTGGGACCTGGGCCGGGCCGTACTCACCGTGGCCCTGACGTTCGCCGTGGGCCCCACCCTGCTGAAGGCCCTGCGCCGGGCCACCCGCCGTGCGGCGTTCGAGGCCCAGGTCACCTTCGAGGTCCCCAAGGAGTGA
- a CDS encoding energy-coupling factor transporter transmembrane component T, producing MTRSTRAARLRRALRAPEATRSNALPAGAWWLWALGLATAASRTSNPLLLGLLVGVAGYVVAARRTDAPWARSYAAFVRLGLFVVGVRLVFSVLLGSPVPGTHTLFALPEVPVPDWAQGVRIGGRVSAEQLVFALYDGAKLATLLICIGAANSLANPARLLKSLPGALYEAGVAVVVAMTFAPNMVADVVRLRTARRLRGRPTGGIGAVLQIGLPVLEGALERSVAVAASMDARGYGRTARVPPAVRLTTNILTLGGLLGVCAGTYGLLASQGAVYGLPLLLIGLAAAMAGLRLGGRRSVRTRYRPDRWGARAWLVAGSGAFVAAAMIWASGADPRALHPGVVPLRAPVLPLWPAAAVLIGLLPALVAPLPPSPTGFKEQS from the coding sequence ATGACCCGCTCCACCCGTGCCGCCCGGCTCCGCCGTGCCCTGCGCGCGCCCGAGGCCACCCGCAGCAACGCGCTGCCGGCCGGGGCGTGGTGGCTGTGGGCGCTGGGGCTGGCCACCGCCGCCTCCCGGACCTCCAACCCGCTGCTGCTGGGGCTGCTGGTCGGGGTGGCGGGCTATGTGGTGGCGGCGCGGCGCACGGACGCCCCCTGGGCGCGTTCGTACGCGGCGTTCGTCAGGCTCGGGCTGTTCGTCGTCGGCGTACGGCTGGTGTTCTCCGTCCTCCTCGGCTCGCCGGTTCCCGGCACGCACACCCTGTTCGCCCTCCCTGAAGTGCCCGTACCCGACTGGGCGCAGGGGGTCAGGATCGGCGGCCGGGTCTCGGCCGAGCAGCTCGTGTTCGCGCTGTACGACGGGGCGAAGCTGGCGACCCTGCTGATCTGTATCGGCGCGGCCAACTCGCTGGCCAACCCGGCGCGGCTGCTGAAGTCGCTGCCGGGCGCGCTGTACGAGGCGGGGGTCGCCGTCGTCGTGGCGATGACGTTCGCGCCGAACATGGTCGCCGATGTCGTGCGGCTGCGTACGGCCCGGCGGCTGCGGGGGCGGCCGACCGGCGGGATCGGGGCCGTACTCCAGATCGGACTGCCGGTCCTGGAAGGTGCTCTGGAGCGGTCGGTGGCGGTGGCGGCGTCGATGGACGCGCGCGGATACGGGCGCACGGCGCGGGTGCCGCCCGCCGTCCGGCTCACCACGAACATCCTCACGCTCGGCGGACTGCTGGGGGTGTGCGCGGGCACGTACGGGCTGCTCGCCTCGCAGGGTGCGGTGTACGGGCTGCCGCTGCTGCTCATCGGCCTGGCCGCCGCGATGGCGGGGCTGCGGCTGGGCGGCCGGCGCTCGGTCCGTACCCGCTACCGGCCCGACCGGTGGGGGGCCAGGGCCTGGCTGGTGGCGGGCTCGGGCGCGTTCGTCGCCGCGGCGATGATCTGGGCGTCCGGCGCCGATCCGCGGGCGCTGCACCCCGGCGTCGTACCGCTGAGGGCCCCGGTGCTGCCGCTGTGGCCCGCCGCCGCGGTCCTCATCGGTCTGCTGCCCGCGCTGGTGGCACCGCTGCCGCCCTCACCCACAGGCTTCAAGGAGCAGTCTTGA
- a CDS encoding SCO2322 family protein, whose amino-acid sequence MGAAVLLLVLGGLPAVLGAGSAQAAGYRYWSFWESDGGKWTYATQGPSLTRPDDGAVEGFRFAVSEDSQDAAQPRRAPDFEEICAGTPAQEGRKRIGVVIDPGTAADAPAGERPPAPRAACAQVEPDASGAQALASVAAPLRYDSNALLCAISGYPASGCGEQVAEATEDSEDTDATAAGSAASEPVTRTPAAGDDDSGGPSAGVLVGLGAVLLLGIAAVLQARRRR is encoded by the coding sequence TGCTGGGCGCGGGCAGCGCGCAGGCGGCCGGGTACCGCTACTGGTCGTTCTGGGAGAGCGACGGCGGGAAGTGGACGTACGCGACCCAGGGGCCGTCCCTGACGCGGCCCGACGACGGAGCGGTGGAGGGCTTCCGCTTCGCCGTGAGCGAGGACTCCCAGGACGCCGCACAGCCGCGCCGCGCCCCGGACTTCGAGGAGATCTGCGCGGGAACGCCCGCCCAGGAGGGCAGGAAGCGGATCGGTGTCGTCATCGATCCCGGTACGGCGGCGGACGCCCCCGCCGGTGAGCGCCCGCCCGCGCCGCGGGCCGCGTGCGCGCAGGTGGAGCCGGACGCGAGCGGGGCGCAAGCGCTCGCGTCGGTGGCGGCACCGCTGCGCTACGACAGCAACGCGCTGCTCTGCGCGATCTCCGGCTACCCGGCATCGGGCTGCGGGGAGCAGGTCGCCGAGGCCACCGAGGACTCCGAGGACACGGATGCCACCGCCGCCGGGTCCGCCGCCTCCGAGCCCGTCACGCGCACCCCGGCCGCAGGCGACGACGACAGCGGTGGCCCCTCGGCCGGTGTGCTCGTCGGTCTCGGTGCCGTCCTCCTGCTCGGTATCGCCGCCGTCCTCCAGGCCCGCCGACGCCGATGA
- a CDS encoding glycosyltransferase family 4 protein → MPQHASALASGQADSVPAQARIGSQVTRPLAADPHNASAVERLPRRITFLARRDLGNQAAGGSELLIDRIADGLTADGHEVTLVCGGPVAAREYRVVSAGGDAGHFLRAGKTFAREVDGCDLLVEVCNGMPYLAPLWHRGPTLCLVNHVHSDLWQLRYPGPAARLGRRLEHWALASTHRDNLMVAVSESTASELRGIGVAADRIRIVNNGVEDPGPLLPEAKEPLFLAVGRLVEYKRIDLLLRLWERVRPVTGGRLVIVGDGPERERLEAMAGPGVTFAGRVSEAEKHRLMCEAWLLLHPSLVEGWGLVVTEAAARATPAIGFDIPGLRDSIEDGETGVLARGESSFAAMWCALSLSAARRAAMGRAAARRAERFRWSSTVRQFQAVAAEAAARAAAPGHGR, encoded by the coding sequence ATGCCCCAGCACGCGTCCGCTCTGGCCTCCGGCCAGGCAGACTCCGTTCCCGCTCAAGCCCGAATCGGCAGCCAGGTCACCCGCCCGCTCGCCGCCGACCCGCACAACGCATCCGCCGTGGAACGCCTGCCGCGCCGGATCACCTTCCTGGCCCGCCGCGACCTGGGCAACCAGGCCGCCGGCGGTTCGGAACTGCTTATCGACCGGATAGCCGACGGCCTGACCGCCGACGGCCATGAGGTCACGCTCGTGTGCGGCGGCCCTGTCGCCGCACGCGAGTACCGGGTGGTGTCCGCAGGCGGTGACGCAGGGCACTTCCTGCGCGCCGGCAAGACGTTCGCCCGCGAGGTCGACGGCTGCGACCTGCTGGTCGAGGTGTGCAACGGCATGCCCTACCTGGCGCCGCTGTGGCACCGCGGACCGACCCTGTGCCTGGTCAACCATGTGCACAGCGATCTGTGGCAGCTGCGCTACCCCGGCCCGGCGGCCCGGCTCGGGCGCAGGCTGGAGCACTGGGCGCTGGCAAGCACCCACCGCGACAACCTGATGGTGGCGGTCTCCGAGTCGACCGCCTCCGAGCTGCGCGGCATCGGTGTCGCCGCGGACCGTATCCGGATCGTGAACAACGGTGTCGAAGACCCCGGCCCGCTGTTGCCCGAGGCGAAGGAACCGCTGTTCCTGGCCGTCGGCCGGCTGGTGGAGTACAAGCGCATCGATCTGCTCCTGCGCCTGTGGGAGCGGGTCCGTCCGGTCACCGGCGGTCGCCTCGTCATCGTCGGTGACGGCCCCGAACGGGAGCGGCTGGAAGCCATGGCCGGCCCCGGCGTTACGTTCGCCGGCCGGGTGTCGGAGGCCGAGAAGCACCGGCTGATGTGCGAGGCGTGGCTGCTGCTGCACCCCTCCCTCGTCGAGGGTTGGGGGTTGGTCGTCACCGAGGCCGCCGCCCGGGCCACTCCCGCGATCGGTTTCGACATACCGGGCCTGCGCGACTCCATAGAGGACGGGGAGACCGGGGTGCTGGCCCGGGGGGAGAGTTCGTTCGCCGCCATGTGGTGCGCTCTGTCCCTCAGCGCCGCGCGGCGCGCGGCCATGGGACGTGCGGCGGCGCGTCGCGCCGAGCGCTTCCGCTGGAGCTCGACGGTCCGGCAGTTCCAAGCGGTGGCGGCCGAGGCGGCGGCGCGCGCCGCCGCCCCCGGACACGGCAGGTGA
- a CDS encoding DUF3068 domain-containing protein has protein sequence MRRSTSLPSLVLLGAGVFLLVLTQLLAWYVEPRAKRTPTDVNSTTVFTGKGSYFDTGTVSTEDDQTLTITRRVLGNVAESERSGKAIWDVSTQIDTPKTLPLADPRKSLQWTTERWVTDRRTNLPVHCCEETPAFEGEAYLKFPFDVEKRVYTWWDSSLGAGVPLEFKDTTEIHGQQGYRFTGTVEAVATGTRQVPGVLVGSKEPGQVLAEEWYSNALIELTVEPRTGRIMNAVIAPTKTLRAPGSKKDAVTLLASKRLEFTESTRREQAALASDDGGRLKLIGETVPLWGGIAGGLLTVGGVVLLIRGRRQPEHSAA, from the coding sequence ATGCGCCGCTCAACGTCACTTCCCTCCCTGGTTCTGCTGGGTGCCGGCGTATTCCTGCTGGTCCTCACCCAGCTGCTCGCCTGGTACGTGGAACCGCGCGCCAAACGCACACCGACCGACGTGAACTCCACGACGGTCTTCACCGGCAAGGGCAGCTACTTCGACACCGGCACCGTCTCCACGGAGGACGACCAGACCCTCACGATCACCCGCCGGGTGCTGGGCAACGTCGCTGAGAGCGAGCGGAGCGGAAAGGCGATCTGGGACGTGTCGACGCAGATCGACACCCCGAAGACGCTGCCGCTGGCCGACCCGCGCAAATCCCTGCAGTGGACGACGGAACGCTGGGTCACCGACCGCCGGACCAACCTTCCGGTGCACTGCTGCGAGGAGACGCCCGCGTTCGAGGGCGAGGCCTACCTGAAGTTCCCGTTCGACGTCGAGAAGCGCGTCTACACCTGGTGGGACAGCAGCCTGGGCGCCGGTGTGCCGTTGGAGTTCAAGGACACCACCGAGATCCACGGCCAGCAGGGCTACCGCTTCACCGGCACCGTCGAAGCCGTCGCCACCGGTACCCGTCAGGTCCCGGGCGTGCTGGTGGGCAGCAAGGAGCCGGGCCAGGTGCTCGCCGAGGAGTGGTACTCCAACGCGCTGATCGAGCTGACTGTGGAGCCGCGCACGGGCCGGATCATGAACGCGGTGATCGCGCCGACCAAGACGCTGCGGGCCCCGGGCTCGAAGAAGGACGCGGTCACCCTGCTGGCCAGCAAGCGGCTGGAGTTCACCGAGTCGACACGGCGCGAGCAGGCCGCGCTGGCTTCCGATGACGGCGGTCGGCTGAAGCTGATCGGCGAGACGGTTCCCCTGTGGGGCGGGATCGCGGGCGGTCTGCTCACCGTCGGTGGCGTGGTGCTGCTGATCCGCGGCCGCCGGCAGCCGGAACACTCAGCTGCGTGA